AAAGAGAAGATCGGCGAGTCTCCGCTGCTGACGTTACACAGGCCCAGTCGTGCGGCAAAGACGGCCACGGCGCATTGAAAACCGCATCCAACTCCTGTCTATACTTTGGCGATTAGGCTGACCCTTTCGAGAACGCCGTGCACCTGGGACTACGCGAGCCCCATGGGCACACGCGCTGGGATCACAATGGAGCCTCTGACTGTTAATCTAGGCGCGAGCGCCGGCGTCATAAGGCGACGGCGCTCTTGATTTCCAGGCGTTCGCCTACGTCGAGTACAGGCCCGTGATACTCGCGCTCCCAAGCACGTGGCCCAGCATCGCATTAAACAAAGTTTCCGCCTTTGGTTGGAAGCTAGGTTGCGATGGCAGGGTCAATCGCTCGTCAAGGGCATACGCGGTAATCACGTAGTGATGGACGATTCCGGGCCGGGGGCATGGGCCGTCGTAGCGTGCCGCGACATGAAAGTCATTTATTATTTGCGCTCCATACTTGCTGCTGGCGATTCCTGCATCGGCATTCAAGCTGAAAGTCGTTGGTGCGATGTTGTACATCCCCCAGTGCGTAAAACTCGCAGACACGTCAAACATCAACACGGCGAAGCTTTTCGTACCCCGCGGCGGGTTGGCCCATGAAAGCTGTGGCGATTCATTCCCACCAGTGCACTTATTCCCCGCGACCCCATTGAACACGATGCTTTGTGGCACTCTTGTGTTGTCTGCAAACGTCGCGCTGCTCAGGGTGAACGTTGAGAGTCCACCCGCTGTGGTTGGGCTGACGGATGTGATCAGGTTCGCGATGTTCGCGATGAGGACCAAAAGCGGCAAGGTCGGCAGCGACATAGATCGTCTCCCGTCGGATGCCGAGGGGATTCCACGGCGGTACGACTGAAACCCTACGGAAATCAGAAGAGGTCATGATGCAGCGAGCCATGTGCATCCCTTGGAGAATCGCCTCATTGGCCTGCGCGCTCATTTGTTCCGTAGGGTTTGTCGGGTTCTTCATGCTGCCCCGCGCAGCCGCGCAGCCCTCCGGCGATCTGGTCATATACCTCGATCAGGGATGGTCGCAAGCGGATCGAGAGACATATTACCAGACATCCCAAGGCTCGCAAGTCATCGACTATGACATCTTCCTTAATCTGGAAGTTGCCGGCGGCCAGCAGCTTTTCCGTTCGGACCCGAATAGCGAGCGCTACGGTCTGATCACACAGCCCGCGAATCCGGCGACAAATCCCGACGGCTTGCCGATAGGTCTGAGCAAGACTGTCGTCACGGAGGGCAGATACGCGGGGCCCCCGCAGATCGGGATCACCTGCGCGGCCTGCCATAGCGCGCAACTGTACTACCAGGGGAGGCGGATCCGCATCGACGGTGGCTCCGCCAACACGTTCGACTTCATGGGATATGTCTTCGCCCTCGATGATGCGATGCAAGCGACGTTGGGCGATGCGTCGAAGTTCGATCGCTTGGCTGCGGCTCTTGGTGTATCGGGTTTGGACGACAAGACTGAACTGCGCAGGCGCTTCGAAGGCGAAGCCGCACGCGTTCACCGGTATCGCAACACCGACATAGCCACCCCATACCTTTGGGGACCCGGCAGGGTTGACGCCGTCGGGCTCATCGTCAATCGTCTGGTATCCTTTGGACCGGGGATTCCCGAGAACTGGTCGATGCCGCTCGCTCCCACCAAGCTGCCCTTCGTCTGGAATGTCCCCCAGTCATCGAGGATAGAGTGGCGCGGTTCGCAACAGGATCCGATCGAACGCAATCTTGCCGCGACGATGGGTTTGTTCTTGCCCATGGACCTCACATCGAAAACGCGGCAGGATGGCCTCTTCGATTCGGATGCTCCTATCGACAATCTCGTAAAAATCGAGAGCTTGTTGGATCGCCTGGCGCCTCCGCAATGGCCAGAAGACGTGCTTGGAAAGATCGACCGCAAGAAAGCCGCGCAAGGGAAGGTGCTGTTCGCTCTTTACTGCATGAGCTGCCATAACGCATATCCCTATACGTGGACGGAAGCGAACACGTACGGCAAACGCTGGATCCAGGTTGGAATGGTCCCACAAACATATATGGGCACCGACCAAGGGCAATTCACGGACCTTAAGCCTTACGC
The DNA window shown above is from Candidatus Eremiobacteraceae bacterium and carries:
- a CDS encoding di-heme-cytochrome C peroxidase; protein product: MLPRAAAQPSGDLVIYLDQGWSQADRETYYQTSQGSQVIDYDIFLNLEVAGGQQLFRSDPNSERYGLITQPANPATNPDGLPIGLSKTVVTEGRYAGPPQIGITCAACHSAQLYYQGRRIRIDGGSANTFDFMGYVFALDDAMQATLGDASKFDRLAAALGVSGLDDKTELRRRFEGEAARVHRYRNTDIATPYLWGPGRVDAVGLIVNRLVSFGPGIPENWSMPLAPTKLPFVWNVPQSSRIEWRGSQQDPIERNLAATMGLFLPMDLTSKTRQDGLFDSDAPIDNLVKIESLLDRLAPPQWPEDVLGKIDRKKAAQGKVLFALYCMSCHNAYPYTWTEANTYGKRWIQVGMVPQTYMGTDQGQFTDLKPYANTGQLAGQLPPPDRGKAILPTDALYVILRQEILAKALAKVELSDAQSVQLHGYRVLPVPNPPAGVYKAAPREGVWATPPFMHNGSVPNLYEMLIPAKERSKKFCIGREFDPVRVGLDTSGKSGCFLLDTSLPGNSNAGHSFENGPLGNGIVGPLLTDEQRWELIEYLKSIPERAGQVTPFGGPPTAKTGHGKWLQ
- a CDS encoding YbhB/YbcL family Raf kinase inhibitor-like protein is translated as MSLPTLPLLVLIANIANLITSVSPTTAGGLSTFTLSSATFADNTRVPQSIVFNGVAGNKCTGGNESPQLSWANPPRGTKSFAVLMFDVSASFTHWGMYNIAPTTFSLNADAGIASSKYGAQIINDFHVAARYDGPCPRPGIVHHYVITAYALDERLTLPSQPSFQPKAETLFNAMLGHVLGSASITGLYST